A window of the Kosakonia radicincitans DSM 16656 genome harbors these coding sequences:
- a CDS encoding SRPBCC family protein, with translation MNKDNVWSKSFTLAVNSKPKAIWQAFIDIDNWKRWNPGVKSITIEGPFHTGTWFTMELPEGDVVRSQLIDVSEEKYFIDETRVDETLVKVEHRIEASGTGHCMLIYAISTQGPQAQAFGEGISSDFPEVMAGLAKYLAETGSM, from the coding sequence ATGAACAAAGATAACGTCTGGAGTAAATCCTTTACGCTCGCTGTAAACAGCAAGCCGAAAGCAATATGGCAGGCATTTATTGACATAGATAACTGGAAGCGATGGAACCCTGGCGTAAAGTCAATCACTATCGAGGGGCCATTTCATACGGGAACATGGTTCACGATGGAGTTACCGGAAGGTGATGTTGTTCGTAGCCAGCTTATCGATGTTTCTGAAGAAAAGTATTTTATTGATGAGACCAGGGTAGATGAAACGCTGGTCAAAGTTGAACATCGTATTGAAGCATCAGGTACTGGTCACTGCATGTTGATTTATGCTATCAGCACGCAAGGTCCCCAGGCTCAGGCTTTCGGAGAGGGAATAAGCTCGGACTTCCCTGAAGTGATGGCGGGGCTGGCAAAATACCTTGCGGAAACAGGTTCAATGTAA
- a CDS encoding MarR family winged helix-turn-helix transcriptional regulator: MTSENKPLPSAFEGPDESPGYLLWRVSNSWQREQRNALQHLGLTHTQFVVLAVASWFEEKEALTQIRLSQLTGSDTMTISQVVRVLEKADYLERIPHQKDTRSKVIRVTKAGRELAEQAVQVVEATDKKFFMPLEDNGQSLVTLFRKLLR, from the coding sequence ATGACATCTGAAAATAAGCCCCTTCCCAGCGCTTTCGAAGGGCCGGACGAGAGCCCCGGCTATTTACTGTGGAGAGTGTCAAATAGCTGGCAACGCGAACAACGAAATGCCCTGCAACACTTAGGCCTGACACACACGCAGTTTGTCGTTCTGGCTGTAGCCAGTTGGTTTGAGGAAAAGGAGGCGCTGACACAAATACGGTTATCACAGCTAACCGGGAGCGACACGATGACGATATCCCAGGTTGTTCGTGTCCTTGAAAAGGCAGACTATCTGGAGCGTATTCCGCATCAAAAAGACACGCGTTCCAAAGTGATTAGGGTAACAAAAGCGGGGCGGGAGCTGGCTGAACAAGCCGTGCAGGTTGTAGAAGCCACCGATAAAAAATTTTTTATGCCGCTTGAGGATAATGGACAATCCCTGGTGACTTTGTTCCGAAAACTTCTCCGATAA
- a CDS encoding DUF1003 domain-containing protein has protein sequence MHKDKEFRLYRPLKDITHTFGEEWFALKAEAFARFFGTPTFLIGQTIAVIVWIVLNAAGVVKFDPYPFILLNLAFSIQAAYAAPLILLAQTRQAERDQAHALADAQHREDLDDAMAKRQMLAEEQSAQLLELLKQNTHLTELTRQMAERIETLATQLAQRELH, from the coding sequence ATGCACAAAGATAAAGAGTTTCGTTTATATCGCCCTTTGAAGGATATTACGCATACTTTCGGCGAAGAGTGGTTTGCGCTGAAAGCAGAAGCCTTCGCACGTTTTTTCGGTACACCGACATTCCTTATTGGGCAGACTATCGCGGTGATCGTGTGGATTGTTCTGAACGCAGCAGGCGTCGTGAAGTTTGACCCCTATCCCTTTATTTTGCTCAACCTGGCGTTCAGTATTCAGGCTGCTTATGCAGCTCCGCTGATCCTGTTAGCGCAAACCCGACAGGCGGAGCGCGATCAGGCGCATGCCCTGGCGGACGCGCAGCACCGCGAAGATCTGGATGACGCAATGGCGAAGCGCCAGATGCTGGCCGAGGAGCAGTCGGCACAACTGTTGGAATTGCTGAAACAAAATACGCATCTGACCGAGCTGACCCGGCAAATGGCCGAGCGTATCGAAACGCTCGCAACGCAGCTTGCGCAGCGTGAGTTGCACTGA
- a CDS encoding glutathione peroxidase, whose amino-acid sequence MTPFHQLTATSLGGQLISMADYAGKVVLVVNTASLCGFTPQYGGLESLYQKYAARGLVVLGFPCNQFGKQEPGGAEDIAQTCHINYGVSFPMFQKVEVNGSAAHPLFRYLKNELPGVLGGRIKWNFTKFLIGRDGKPLKRFAPFTTPEKMEATILAALEI is encoded by the coding sequence ATGACTCCCTTTCATCAACTTACAGCCACCAGTCTGGGCGGCCAGCTTATCTCTATGGCCGACTACGCAGGTAAGGTGGTTCTGGTCGTTAATACCGCCAGCCTTTGTGGCTTCACGCCACAATACGGAGGCCTTGAATCGCTCTACCAGAAATACGCCGCCCGGGGTTTGGTGGTGCTTGGTTTCCCCTGCAACCAGTTTGGTAAACAGGAGCCCGGCGGCGCCGAAGACATCGCGCAAACCTGTCACATTAATTACGGTGTGAGCTTTCCGATGTTCCAGAAAGTTGAGGTCAACGGAAGTGCAGCGCACCCGCTGTTTCGTTATCTGAAAAACGAATTGCCCGGCGTGCTGGGTGGGCGGATCAAGTGGAACTTCACTAAATTCCTGATCGGACGCGACGGTAAACCGCTCAAGCGTTTTGCGCCGTTCACCACCCCGGAGAAAATGGAAGCCACAATCCTTGCGGCACTTGAAATTTAA
- a CDS encoding cytochrome b: MTGTTQPLTRQRYDSFTLVLHWVTAACVIFLFASAHIWEQLERGTPLRKGLQAVHISCGILLALVMVIRPLWRLYSQHSPHLSMPPVEGARLAKLLAHGMHGALYLLLFAQIVLGFLFRWSQQEPFSFFGLFDLSGWVQITPTLRHTLAQWHGNVAWALVSLAFVHALAALFHHYLLRDSVLSRMLPGRAFR; this comes from the coding sequence ATGACTGGAACAACGCAACCGTTAACACGACAGCGCTACGATAGCTTTACCCTGGTACTGCATTGGGTCACCGCAGCCTGTGTCATTTTCCTGTTTGCAAGCGCACATATCTGGGAGCAACTTGAGCGGGGGACGCCGCTGAGAAAAGGGTTGCAGGCTGTTCATATTTCTTGCGGAATTCTACTGGCACTGGTGATGGTAATCCGGCCGCTATGGCGGCTATACAGCCAGCACTCTCCCCATTTATCGATGCCGCCGGTTGAAGGTGCAAGGCTTGCTAAACTGCTCGCACATGGCATGCACGGCGCGCTTTATCTCCTCCTTTTCGCACAAATCGTGCTTGGGTTTCTTTTCCGCTGGTCGCAGCAGGAACCCTTCTCGTTCTTTGGTCTTTTCGACCTGTCTGGCTGGGTGCAGATTACACCAACGCTACGGCATACCCTCGCTCAGTGGCACGGCAATGTGGCCTGGGCACTGGTTTCGCTGGCATTTGTGCATGCTCTGGCGGCGCTTTTCCATCACTACCTGTTACGGGACAGCGTACTGAGCCGTATGCTGCCTGGCCGTGCTTTTCGTTAA
- a CDS encoding tetratricopeptide repeat protein — MNLFSFAHSAIIQRLLPVVFVLLTTPVFAAGDDNTNSKTPDCPTGQVYDSTTKQCVPEKTSQLSDEDKTRYAYHLAKKGEYQAALDLLNTLKNGDTAEAWNYRGYATRKLGRTDEGIGYYQRSIALDPTYAKVREYLGEAWLVKGRPDLAKAQLETIATLCGQSCEEYRDLQAAIDGHPES, encoded by the coding sequence ATGAATCTATTTTCGTTTGCACATTCCGCAATTATTCAACGTCTGCTGCCCGTGGTGTTTGTTCTGCTAACCACGCCGGTTTTTGCCGCAGGTGACGATAATACCAACAGCAAAACGCCGGATTGTCCCACCGGGCAGGTGTATGACAGCACGACAAAACAATGCGTACCCGAGAAAACAAGCCAGCTCAGCGATGAAGATAAAACGCGTTATGCTTATCATCTGGCAAAAAAAGGGGAGTATCAGGCGGCCCTGGATCTGCTCAACACGCTGAAAAATGGCGATACTGCGGAAGCCTGGAATTACCGCGGCTATGCCACACGTAAGCTGGGTCGTACTGATGAAGGTATCGGCTATTATCAGCGTTCAATAGCACTCGATCCGACCTATGCCAAAGTACGTGAATACCTTGGTGAAGCATGGCTGGTGAAAGGGCGTCCTGACCTGGCAAAAGCGCAACTGGAAACCATCGCCACACTTTGCGGCCAGAGTTGCGAAGAGTACAGGGATCTGCAGGCTGCTATCGACGGCCATCCTGAATCCTGA
- a CDS encoding sigma-70 family RNA polymerase sigma factor — translation MTRLWRYGLVLSRNREVAEELVQSTCVRALEKSAQFTPGTRIDSWLFTILHSIWISEVRSRRVRLGQGFVESDELLAPDTYEQDEARLHYAKIMQYVSALPEAQRNAVFLVYVEGFTYQEAADTLSVPIGTIMSRLATARAKIAQVIHTPHSVQEKRY, via the coding sequence CTGACACGCCTGTGGCGCTATGGGCTGGTTCTGTCGCGTAACCGCGAGGTTGCCGAAGAACTGGTGCAGTCTACCTGTGTCCGAGCGCTTGAAAAAAGCGCGCAGTTCACCCCCGGCACACGCATTGATAGTTGGTTATTCACTATTCTGCATTCCATCTGGATTTCAGAGGTGCGTTCCCGCCGGGTGCGGTTGGGGCAGGGGTTCGTTGAAAGCGATGAATTACTGGCGCCGGATACGTATGAACAGGATGAGGCGCGCCTGCACTATGCGAAAATTATGCAGTACGTGAGCGCTCTGCCGGAAGCACAACGCAATGCGGTATTTTTAGTCTATGTTGAAGGTTTTACCTATCAGGAGGCGGCAGATACATTGTCTGTCCCGATTGGCACGATCATGAGCCGGCTGGCTACGGCGAGGGCGAAAATCGCCCAGGTGATTCATACGCCGCACTCTGTACAGGAGAAGCGATATTGA
- a CDS encoding anti-sigma factor family protein translates to MKSMRFTAPYSDEAIVAWLDGEMQASDAERFEAALGQDKQLAERTEVLRLNQTDIARAFAPLLKEAPQSRLEAQLANILAQPPSTTPGAKGVSRRALIAASLSFLVIGSGMGYFARPTIKAQGESEKIRDLEAQYMSLYSAETLLDTDSSPSALQRGLARTAQDIGLQANEQQLVLHGAALKMVRMLRYDSTSIAQIAWMHADYGPMALCISPDRQPASTELNQEQRHTMNLVWWHSRGYQFVLIGRNPASQLKQNALTLQAALS, encoded by the coding sequence TTGAAATCAATGAGATTTACAGCACCGTACAGCGATGAAGCGATAGTCGCCTGGCTGGATGGCGAAATGCAGGCCAGTGATGCAGAGCGCTTTGAGGCGGCGCTCGGTCAGGATAAACAACTGGCGGAACGAACCGAAGTGTTAAGGCTCAACCAGACTGACATTGCCCGCGCCTTCGCGCCCCTGCTGAAAGAGGCGCCGCAGTCTCGCCTGGAGGCACAACTGGCCAACATACTCGCCCAACCACCGTCAACCACTCCCGGAGCAAAGGGCGTTAGCCGACGCGCGTTGATCGCGGCCTCGCTCAGTTTTCTGGTTATCGGTTCAGGGATGGGCTATTTCGCGCGGCCTACAATAAAGGCTCAGGGCGAGAGCGAAAAAATTCGTGACCTTGAGGCACAGTATATGTCTTTGTACAGTGCAGAAACGTTGCTTGATACAGACAGTTCCCCGTCAGCATTGCAACGTGGACTGGCGCGTACTGCACAAGACATAGGTTTGCAGGCGAATGAGCAGCAACTTGTGCTGCATGGGGCAGCGCTGAAAATGGTGCGTATGCTGCGCTATGACAGCACCTCGATTGCGCAAATCGCCTGGATGCATGCGGATTATGGCCCGATGGCGCTGTGTATTTCACCAGACCGCCAGCCAGCCAGCACAGAACTGAATCAAGAACAGCGCCATACGATGAATCTCGTCTGGTGGCATTCCAGAGGCTACCAGTTTGTGTTGATTGGCCGTAACCCTGCTTCCCAACTGAAACAAAACGCACTGACGCTACAGGCTGCGCTTTCATAG
- a CDS encoding YceI family protein, with protein MTRIVPVIALGFLINPFSLYASPANYSINTQKTTITLSWHAFGDTSEARLGDVTGDIALNAGNDEGDTINVSIPVATLKASNRLLTWQMKGTLFFDAGRYPNITFISSRVVALGQGHFRIFGTLAVKNVSRPVILDALLMGKNTGLTSAESIYLHASTTISRSAFNMDSFAALVDDNVTINIEIQARLHQAV; from the coding sequence ATGACGCGTATCGTGCCTGTAATCGCTCTCGGATTTTTAATCAATCCCTTTTCGTTATATGCCAGCCCTGCTAACTACAGTATCAACACGCAGAAAACAACGATTACCCTCTCCTGGCATGCATTTGGCGATACTTCTGAGGCCAGACTGGGAGATGTAACGGGTGATATTGCACTCAATGCCGGAAACGACGAGGGCGACACTATCAATGTATCCATTCCGGTGGCGACGTTGAAGGCGTCTAACAGACTGTTAACCTGGCAGATGAAAGGGACGCTTTTTTTTGACGCTGGACGCTATCCGAATATCACTTTTATCAGTAGCCGCGTGGTGGCATTGGGACAGGGCCATTTTCGGATTTTTGGCACACTTGCGGTTAAGAACGTCTCGCGCCCGGTCATTCTGGATGCCTTACTGATGGGGAAAAACACCGGGCTCACCAGTGCTGAGAGCATTTATCTGCATGCCTCAACGACGATTTCACGCTCAGCATTCAATATGGACAGTTTCGCTGCGCTTGTAGATGACAACGTGACAATCAATATTGAGATTCAGGCCCGGCTGCATCAGGCCGTATAA
- the codB gene encoding cytosine permease — protein sequence MSNSNDFPLVEAPASGRKGIFSISMVLFSFTFFTGTMFAGGKLGVSFSIVNLLWIAVIGNFLLALYAASLGWIAARSGLNTVLMGRFCFGEIGSKLADFILGFAELGWYAWGTATVAISLVKILAIPEAMTIPLMILFGILFCVTALVGYKGLDALSRVSVPLMFILLVISMYIAAHHAGGWQAMTKIEPGGSETMAWSAAITMVFGTFASGATQATNWTRLANSSRTAIVASMGSFLVGNGLMIVAGAWCAIVYQQADIVEVLILQGLSVAAVVMLCLNLLTIQGPTIYNVSAAACHLLRSEHRRTLTIVAAGVGILLAIGGMYEMLIPFLVLLGSIIPPIGGVILADYWFYRGGRYPLLQTARLPRFNWSGLCAYAVGAVVAYLSPWIAPLVGITVSALVYIALTRLSKRQPAADSVAEQ from the coding sequence ATGTCAAACAGCAATGATTTTCCGCTCGTCGAAGCGCCTGCATCAGGGCGCAAGGGTATATTTTCGATTTCCATGGTTCTGTTCAGCTTTACTTTCTTTACCGGCACGATGTTCGCGGGCGGTAAGCTCGGCGTCTCTTTTTCCATCGTTAACCTGTTGTGGATTGCCGTTATCGGTAACTTTTTGCTGGCCCTCTATGCCGCGTCGCTCGGCTGGATTGCTGCGCGCAGCGGGCTGAATACCGTGCTGATGGGGCGTTTTTGCTTCGGTGAAATAGGCAGTAAGCTCGCCGATTTTATTCTCGGTTTCGCTGAACTGGGATGGTACGCCTGGGGGACGGCGACCGTCGCCATTTCGCTGGTCAAAATCCTCGCCATACCTGAAGCCATGACCATTCCGCTGATGATCCTGTTCGGTATTCTGTTCTGCGTGACCGCGCTGGTCGGCTACAAGGGGCTGGATGCGCTGTCGCGCGTGTCGGTGCCGCTGATGTTCATTCTGCTGGTTATTTCTATGTATATTGCTGCCCATCACGCTGGCGGCTGGCAGGCGATGACCAAAATCGAGCCGGGCGGAAGCGAAACCATGGCCTGGTCGGCGGCTATCACCATGGTGTTCGGCACTTTCGCCAGCGGGGCGACCCAGGCGACAAACTGGACGCGTCTGGCCAACTCCAGCCGCACCGCCATCGTCGCCAGCATGGGCAGCTTCCTTGTCGGTAACGGGCTGATGATTGTTGCCGGAGCCTGGTGCGCTATTGTCTACCAGCAGGCTGATATCGTGGAAGTGCTGATTTTGCAGGGGCTGTCCGTCGCTGCGGTAGTGATGCTGTGCCTCAATCTGCTGACGATTCAGGGGCCGACGATTTATAACGTCTCGGCTGCCGCCTGCCATCTGCTGCGCAGTGAGCACCGTCGCACCCTGACTATTGTCGCCGCTGGCGTTGGCATTCTGCTGGCCATTGGCGGTATGTATGAAATGCTGATCCCTTTCCTGGTCTTACTGGGCAGCATCATTCCGCCCATCGGCGGCGTTATCCTCGCCGACTACTGGTTTTATCGCGGCGGCCGCTATCCGCTGTTGCAAACTGCCCGTTTGCCGCGCTTTAACTGGTCGGGGCTTTGCGCCTACGCCGTGGGAGCCGTGGTGGCTTATCTGTCGCCATGGATCGCGCCACTGGTGGGCATTACCGTTTCTGCGCTGGTCTACATCGCCCTGACTCGCCTGAGTAAACGTCAGCCTGCCGCTGATTCGGTTGCGGAGCAGTAA
- a CDS encoding PucR family transcriptional regulator, producing MSLTVREILALEELSAMRLRAGKQGLQLAVRWYYVAENENIAEWIMGGELVFITGINHPRDEDNLIQLLMEGKQRGIAGMVILTGGDYIQSIPLRLITLADELGIPLIEQPYLLKMVIVTERIGTALVRSENALQSQRDILMQLLTGDYPDLQILQQRAIHQRLDFTRPLRVAALRLEGIQNLFRQFPPEQAEAWLQQARRSVRQRLQQQLNQQGNPFPLVERSNMFIFLLPDEEGEFYQQKKWLQQWLLALADSDDGLSLLCGLSARVQQLQDYQRALSQARQALDLSDNLRPAQRISDYQQLGFIKLLSAIGDPALLSDFMHDTLGCLIERDRKSPWLLMETLETLLQENGNVVRAAERLGIHRNTLHQRIQRIEKLTSYPISHPQFHLNASVALTIWRMSQNHLREHP from the coding sequence ATGAGCCTGACGGTCAGAGAAATCCTCGCCCTTGAGGAACTCTCCGCTATGCGCCTGCGCGCGGGCAAGCAGGGACTGCAACTGGCGGTTCGCTGGTACTACGTCGCAGAAAATGAAAATATCGCCGAATGGATCATGGGCGGGGAACTGGTGTTTATCACCGGGATCAACCATCCCCGCGATGAAGACAACCTGATCCAGTTGCTGATGGAAGGCAAGCAGCGCGGGATCGCCGGAATGGTGATCCTGACCGGAGGCGACTATATCCAGTCAATCCCGCTGCGTTTGATAACCCTCGCCGATGAGTTGGGTATTCCACTGATCGAACAGCCCTATCTGCTGAAGATGGTGATTGTTACCGAACGCATTGGCACCGCACTGGTGCGCAGTGAAAACGCTCTGCAGTCGCAGCGCGATATTCTGATGCAGCTGTTAACCGGGGATTATCCCGATCTGCAAATCCTGCAGCAACGCGCGATCCATCAGCGACTGGATTTTACCCGCCCGCTGCGGGTCGCGGCATTACGCCTTGAGGGAATACAGAACCTGTTTCGTCAGTTTCCACCCGAGCAGGCGGAAGCATGGTTACAGCAGGCTCGCCGTAGCGTACGCCAGCGATTGCAGCAGCAACTCAATCAGCAGGGCAACCCCTTTCCGCTGGTAGAACGCAGCAATATGTTTATTTTCCTGCTTCCGGATGAGGAAGGTGAGTTTTATCAGCAGAAAAAGTGGTTACAGCAGTGGCTGCTCGCGCTGGCGGATAGCGACGATGGGTTGTCGCTACTGTGCGGCCTTTCCGCAAGAGTGCAGCAATTACAGGATTATCAGCGCGCGCTGTCGCAGGCGCGTCAGGCGCTGGACCTCAGCGATAATCTGCGTCCGGCCCAGCGCATTAGCGACTATCAACAACTGGGCTTTATCAAACTACTCTCTGCCATCGGCGACCCTGCGCTGCTGAGCGATTTTATGCATGACACCCTCGGCTGTCTGATAGAACGCGATCGCAAAAGCCCATGGCTGTTAATGGAGACGCTGGAAACGCTGCTCCAGGAGAACGGTAACGTGGTCAGGGCCGCCGAACGGCTTGGTATCCACCGCAACACATTACATCAACGTATTCAACGAATTGAAAAGCTGACCAGCTATCCGATCAGCCATCCGCAATTCCATCTCAACGCCTCGGTCGCTTTAACGATCTGGCGTATGTCGCAAAATCATTTACGGGAACATCCATGA
- the codA gene encoding cytosine deaminase, which yields MKIINARLRHKEALYTLELQDGVIKSITVQTSAQVAEVCDIDAQQKLVIPPFVEPHIHLDATLTAGEPEWNMSGTLFEGISRWSQRKESVTIEDTRQRALKTIGMLRDNGVQHVRTHIDVTDPSLTALEAMLMVKKEAAHLIDLQIVAFPQEGIESFPGGRDLMTRAIEMGADVVGGIPHYENTRDKGVSSLVFLMDLAQRHGCLVDVHCDEIDDPQSRFLEVLAEEARVRGMGAQVTASHTCAMGSYDNAYCSKLFRLLKVSGINFISCPTESIHLQGRFDTWPKRRGVTRVAELDRAGINVCFAQDSIQDPWYPLGNGNIMRILDAGLHICHMLGYKDLQRCLDLITDNSARALCLGDNYGIVEGRPANLLILDAENDYDAVCRQAKVLTSIRHGEIIMQRQPEQIGYPA from the coding sequence ATGAAAATTATCAACGCGCGCCTGCGCCATAAAGAAGCGCTCTATACCCTTGAATTACAGGACGGTGTGATTAAAAGCATCACTGTGCAGACCTCAGCGCAGGTAGCTGAGGTCTGCGATATCGATGCGCAACAAAAACTGGTTATCCCGCCATTTGTCGAGCCACATATTCATCTCGATGCCACCCTGACGGCGGGCGAGCCGGAGTGGAATATGAGCGGCACCCTGTTTGAGGGGATCTCCCGCTGGAGCCAGCGAAAAGAGAGCGTAACGATTGAAGATACGCGTCAACGCGCGCTGAAAACCATCGGTATGCTGCGTGATAACGGCGTGCAGCACGTGCGCACCCATATTGATGTTACCGATCCCTCCCTGACGGCGCTTGAAGCCATGCTGATGGTGAAAAAAGAGGCGGCTCATCTTATCGACCTGCAAATCGTTGCTTTCCCACAGGAGGGCATCGAATCCTTCCCCGGCGGGCGAGATCTGATGACTCGTGCCATTGAGATGGGGGCCGACGTGGTGGGCGGCATTCCGCACTACGAAAACACCCGTGACAAGGGCGTCAGCTCACTTGTTTTTCTCATGGATCTGGCCCAGCGCCACGGCTGCCTGGTCGATGTGCACTGCGATGAAATCGACGATCCGCAGTCGCGCTTCCTGGAAGTGCTGGCGGAAGAGGCCCGGGTACGTGGAATGGGCGCGCAGGTTACCGCCAGCCATACCTGTGCCATGGGATCTTACGATAACGCTTACTGTTCGAAGTTGTTCCGGCTGCTAAAAGTGTCGGGCATTAACTTTATCTCCTGTCCGACCGAGAGTATTCATTTGCAGGGGCGCTTCGACACCTGGCCGAAACGTCGCGGCGTGACGCGGGTGGCTGAGCTGGACCGCGCCGGGATCAATGTCTGTTTTGCTCAGGATTCCATCCAGGACCCGTGGTATCCGCTGGGCAACGGCAATATTATGCGCATCCTCGACGCTGGCCTGCATATCTGCCATATGCTGGGGTATAAAGATTTGCAGCGCTGCCTCGATCTTATTACCGATAACAGCGCCCGGGCGCTGTGCCTGGGTGATAATTACGGCATTGTCGAAGGACGTCCGGCTAACCTGCTGATCCTTGACGCGGAAAATGACTATGATGCGGTCTGTCGCCAGGCCAAAGTGCTGACGTCAATTCGCCACGGTGAAATAATCATGCAGCGCCAGCCGGAACAGATTGGCTATCCAGCCTGA
- a CDS encoding formate/nitrite transporter family protein, with protein sequence MEKIDKHSDEIEVESDEKKRGEKIELDEERLPSRAMAIHEHIRQDGEKELERDAMALFWSAIAAGLSMGSSLLAKGIFHVQLEGVPGGFLLENLGYTFGFIIVIMARQQLFTENTVTAVLPVMQNPGWGNFALMVRLWGVVLLGNLLGTAIAAWAFEYMPVFDEETRDAFVKIGMDVMKNTPLEMFSNAILSGWIIATMVWMFPSAGSAKIVVIVLMTWLIALADTTHIVVGAVEIFYLVFNGTVHWSEFIWPFALPTLAGNICGGTFIFALLSHAQIRNDMINKRKAEAKARAEAQASADEGAEKKA encoded by the coding sequence ATGGAGAAAATCGATAAACACAGCGATGAAATCGAGGTTGAGAGCGACGAAAAAAAGCGCGGCGAAAAAATCGAACTTGATGAAGAGCGCCTCCCCTCCCGGGCCATGGCTATTCATGAACATATTCGCCAGGATGGTGAAAAAGAGCTGGAAAGAGACGCCATGGCGCTATTCTGGTCGGCTATCGCCGCCGGGCTGTCGATGGGTTCATCATTGCTGGCAAAAGGGATTTTCCATGTGCAACTGGAGGGCGTTCCGGGCGGTTTTCTGTTGGAGAATCTGGGGTACACCTTCGGTTTCATTATTGTCATCATGGCCCGCCAGCAACTCTTTACCGAAAACACCGTAACGGCCGTGCTGCCGGTGATGCAAAACCCTGGCTGGGGAAATTTTGCCCTGATGGTGCGGTTATGGGGCGTGGTGCTGCTGGGAAATCTGCTCGGTACCGCTATTGCGGCCTGGGCGTTTGAATATATGCCGGTGTTTGACGAAGAGACCCGCGATGCCTTTGTCAAAATCGGCATGGATGTGATGAAGAATACGCCGCTGGAGATGTTTTCTAATGCGATTCTTTCCGGCTGGATCATTGCGACAATGGTGTGGATGTTTCCGTCTGCGGGCTCCGCGAAAATTGTGGTGATCGTGTTGATGACGTGGCTAATTGCGCTGGCAGACACCACGCACATTGTGGTCGGCGCGGTAGAGATTTTTTATCTGGTATTTAACGGTACCGTGCACTGGAGCGAATTTATTTGGCCATTTGCCCTGCCAACGCTCGCCGGAAATATCTGCGGCGGTACCTTTATTTTCGCCCTGCTCAGCCATGCGCAAATCCGTAACGACATGATCAACAAACGCAAGGCTGAAGCAAAAGCCCGGGCAGAAGCACAGGCAAGCGCCGACGAAGGTGCAGAAAAAAAAGCATAA
- the mlaA gene encoding phospholipid-binding lipoprotein MlaA encodes MKHRLSALALATTVLVGCASSQQTQGRSDPLEGFNRTMYNFNFNVLDPYVVRPVAVAWRDYVPQPARNGLSNFTSNLEEPAQMVNYFLQGDPYQGMVHFTRFFLNTLLGMGGFMDVAGMSNSKLQREDPHRFGSTLGHYGIGYGPYMQLPFYGSFTLREDGGDMADTLYPVLSWLTWPLSVGKWTIEGVESRAQLLDSDGLLRQSSDPYILVREAYFQRHDFIANGGKLKPQENPNAQAIQGDLKDIDSE; translated from the coding sequence ATGAAACACCGCCTGTCGGCGCTTGCGTTGGCAACCACTGTACTGGTCGGCTGCGCCAGTTCTCAGCAGACGCAGGGACGTTCGGACCCGCTGGAAGGGTTCAACCGGACTATGTACAACTTCAACTTCAACGTGCTGGATCCGTACGTTGTTCGTCCTGTGGCGGTAGCATGGCGTGATTATGTGCCACAACCTGCGCGCAATGGTCTGAGCAACTTCACCAGCAACCTTGAAGAGCCTGCACAGATGGTGAACTACTTCCTGCAGGGCGATCCCTATCAGGGCATGGTGCATTTTACGCGTTTTTTCCTGAACACCTTGCTGGGGATGGGCGGCTTTATGGACGTCGCCGGTATGTCGAACAGCAAATTGCAGCGTGAAGATCCGCACCGTTTCGGCAGTACGCTGGGGCACTATGGCATTGGTTACGGTCCGTATATGCAGTTACCGTTCTACGGCAGTTTCACACTGCGTGAAGATGGCGGCGATATGGCGGATACGCTCTATCCGGTGCTCTCATGGCTGACATGGCCGCTTTCTGTCGGTAAATGGACCATTGAAGGTGTCGAATCTCGTGCGCAACTGCTTGATTCCGACGGCTTGCTGCGCCAGTCTTCCGATCCTTATATCCTCGTGCGGGAAGCCTATTTCCAGCGTCACGATTTTATCGCCAATGGCGGCAAGCTGAAGCCGCAGGAAAATCCGAACGCGCAGGCGATTCAGGGCGATTTAAAAGATATCGATTCGGAATAA